A single region of the Silene latifolia isolate original U9 population chromosome 8, ASM4854445v1, whole genome shotgun sequence genome encodes:
- the LOC141597065 gene encoding F-box protein At4g22280-like, with product MQVVIMRPTTKLGKHVEDPISGDCWDRISSLPDELLGHILSFLPTKGAVSTSILSTRWRYLFTLTSCLSFDDAPCFGYVEQNERIEATQRFKDFVNKTLELHQISPIKKFSLLCRDEDNSDLNRWLSIALRKDVQELHYEPPDSVHCVPDGFFSCETLLKLKMIGHGYNKFEIPLSAWLPKLKILHLDRIMFTDFDSMERLFSSCELLEELTLKACDCDSDGHVIYHGGLLRVLTIERCSYSFGTFEIDAPHLAYLSYNSNIGVKIVPSWKSSGSFIKARLIFKCSAYDDDESDTNEDSVEYERELLKAAAYKVTELRFEMDSVEVLLKLDDDEQMPDFNNLSRLELDNFPYTAWEYVTSLLDKSPQLETIIFEKGFRCCSCPNHYCEEDDDCYCDSLSPSDIPLDPFSCQAQVIEVHEFCTHKGSLSLTGHLLKNASVLKRLILYTPDDDDDFDLKISQELLMLPRASKDCCLEMQ from the exons ATGCAG GTAGTGATCATGAGGCCAACGACGAAACTTGGTAAACATGTAGAAGATCCAATAAGTGGGGATTGTTGGGATAGGATCAGCAGTTTACCTGATGAACTTCTTGGTCACATACTTTCTTTTCTGCCAACAAAGGGTGCTGTGAGCACAAGCATTCTATCAACCAGATGGCGTTACCTTTTTACATTAACGTCTTGTCTTTCTTTTGATGACGCACCATGTTTTGGTTATGTGGAACAAAATGAGAGAATAGAAGCAACTCAAAGGTTTAAGGATTTTGTTAATAAAACTTTGGAGTTGCACCAAATCTCACCCATCAAGAAATTTAGCCTACTTTGTCGAGACGAGGATAATTCAGATTTGAATCGATGGCTTAGTATTGCGCTACGAAAGGATGTTCAAGAGCTGCATTACGAGCCTCCTGACAGCGTTCATTGTGTGCCTGATGGCTTCTTCTCGTGCGAAACACTTTTGAAATTGAAAATGATAGGTCACGGATACAACAAATTTGAAATTCCTCTATCGGCCTGGTTGCCAAAACTGAAGATCCTTCATCTGGATCGCATCATGTTCACTGATTTTGATTCGATGGAaagattgttttcaagttgtgaATTGCTTGAAGAACTGACTCTCAAAGCTTGTGACTGTGATAGTGACGGTCATGTTATTTATCATGGTGGATTACTCAGAGTTCTTACAATAGAACGTTGCTCTTATTCGTTTGGTACATTTGAGATTGACGCCCCTCATCTCGCATATTTATCTTACAATTCAAATATTGGTGTGAAAATTGTTCCGTCGTGGAAGTCCTCGGGCTCTTTTATCAAGGCAAGGCTAATTTTCAAGTGCAGTGCATATGATGATGATGAGTCTGACACTAATGAAGATTCAGTCGAGTATGAACGTGAACTTCTAAAAGCCGCTGCCTATAAAGTCACGGAATTACGTTTTGAAATGGACTCAGTAGAG GTTCTTCTTAAGCTAGATGACGATGAGCAAATGCCTGATTTCAATAACCTTTCAAGATTAGAACTTGATAACTTTCCTTATACGGCATGGGAATATGTGACAAGTTTGCTTGACAAATCACCTCAACTTGAAACTATCATTTTTGAAAAG GGCTTTCGTTGTTGCTCTTGCCCAAATCACTACTGTGAGGAGGACGATGACTGCTACTGTGACTCACTGTCACCTTCAGATATACCTTTGGATCCTTTTTCATGTCAGGCCCAAGTGATTGAAGTGCACGAGTTTTGTACACATAAGGGTTCGCTGTCACTCACAGGGCATCTTCTTAAAAACGCGAGTGTTCTGAAGAGGTTGATCCTCTATACacctgatgatgatgacgatttCGATTTGAAGATCAGTCAGGAACTGTTGATGCTTCCAAGGGCTTCAAAAGACTGCTGTCTTGAAATGCAGTAG